In Stutzerimonas stutzeri, a genomic segment contains:
- the trpE gene encoding anthranilate synthase component I produces the protein MTREEFLRLAAEGYNRIPLSFETLADFDTPLTLYLKLADAPNSYLLESVQGGEKWGRYSIIGLPCRTVLRVHDHRISVTTDGAETEACEVEDPLAFVEAFLQRYRVAPVQGLPRFNGGLVGYFGYDSVRYVERKLANCPNPDPLGTPDILLMVSDAVVVFDNLAGKLHCIVLVDPAQPDAYEAGQAKLQALREKLRQSITPRLGLDFEKGGGHEPTFRSSFSREDYEQAVNRIKEYILAGDCMQVVISQRMSIPFKAAPIDLYRALRCFNPTPYMYFFNFGDFHVVGSSPEVLVRVEEGLVTVRPIAGTRPRGANEEADLALEKDLLSDAKELAEHLMLIDLGRNDVGRVAETGSVRLTEKMVIERYSNVMHIVSNVIGQLKAPLTAMDALRAILPAGTLSGAPKIRAMEIIDELEPVKRGVYGGAVGYLAWNGNMDTAIAIRTAVIKDGELHVQAGAGIVADSQPALEWEETLNKRRAMFRAVALAECDQQEN, from the coding sequence ATGACCCGCGAAGAATTCCTGCGTTTGGCCGCCGAAGGCTACAACCGCATTCCCCTGTCGTTCGAAACGCTCGCCGATTTCGATACGCCCCTGACGCTCTATCTCAAGCTTGCGGACGCACCCAATTCCTACCTGCTCGAATCCGTGCAGGGCGGAGAGAAGTGGGGCCGTTATTCGATCATCGGCCTGCCGTGCCGCACCGTGCTGCGCGTGCATGACCACCGCATCAGCGTCACCACCGATGGCGCCGAGACCGAGGCCTGCGAGGTCGAGGATCCGCTGGCCTTCGTCGAGGCGTTCCTGCAGCGCTACCGCGTCGCGCCGGTCCAAGGGCTGCCGCGGTTCAACGGTGGTTTGGTGGGCTATTTCGGATACGACAGCGTGCGCTATGTCGAACGCAAGCTGGCGAACTGCCCCAATCCCGATCCGCTGGGTACGCCGGATATCCTGCTGATGGTTTCCGACGCCGTGGTGGTGTTCGACAACCTGGCCGGCAAGTTGCACTGCATCGTGCTGGTCGATCCGGCGCAGCCCGATGCTTACGAGGCGGGGCAGGCGAAGCTGCAAGCGCTTCGCGAAAAGCTACGCCAGTCGATCACACCTCGGCTCGGGCTGGATTTCGAAAAAGGCGGCGGCCACGAGCCGACGTTCCGCTCCAGCTTCAGTCGCGAGGATTACGAGCAGGCGGTCAACCGCATCAAGGAGTACATCCTCGCCGGGGATTGCATGCAGGTGGTGATTTCCCAGCGCATGTCGATTCCCTTCAAGGCCGCGCCGATCGATCTTTACCGCGCCTTGCGCTGCTTCAACCCGACTCCCTACATGTACTTCTTCAATTTCGGCGATTTCCACGTGGTGGGTTCGTCACCGGAAGTATTGGTGCGCGTTGAGGAAGGCCTTGTTACGGTGCGGCCCATCGCCGGCACCCGCCCGCGCGGTGCGAATGAAGAAGCCGATCTGGCGCTGGAGAAGGACCTGCTCAGTGACGCCAAGGAGCTGGCCGAACACCTGATGCTCATCGACCTGGGGCGCAACGACGTCGGGCGGGTGGCCGAAACTGGCTCGGTACGGCTGACTGAAAAGATGGTCATCGAGCGCTACTCCAACGTCATGCACATCGTGTCCAATGTTATCGGCCAGCTCAAGGCGCCGCTGACGGCGATGGATGCACTGCGCGCGATCCTGCCGGCCGGCACGCTGTCCGGTGCGCCGAAGATTCGCGCCATGGAAATCATCGACGAGCTGGAGCCGGTAAAACGCGGCGTGTATGGCGGCGCGGTCGGCTACCTGGCCTGGAACGGCAACATGGACACTGCGATCGCCATCCGCACCGCAGTCATCAAGGACGGCGAGCTTCATGTTCAAGCAGGCGCCGGTATCGTTGCCGACTCGCAGCCGGCACTGGAGTGGGAAGAAACGCTCAACAAACGCCGCGCCATGTTCCGCGCGGTCGCCCTGGCCGAATGCGACCAGCAGGAGAACTGA
- a CDS encoding aminodeoxychorismate/anthranilate synthase component II produces the protein MLLMLDNYDSFTYNVVQYLGELGADVKVVRNDELSVVEIEALHPERIVVSPGPCTPNEAGVSLELIRHFAGKLPILGVCLGHQSIGQAFGGDVVRARQVMHGKTSPVVHENDGVFAGLNNPLTVTRYHSLVVKCETLPECLEATAWTIKDDGSVDEIMGLRHKTLNVEGVQFHPESILTEQGHELFANFLKQTGGVR, from the coding sequence ATGCTGTTGATGCTCGATAACTACGACTCTTTCACCTACAACGTCGTGCAGTATCTTGGCGAGCTGGGCGCGGACGTCAAAGTGGTGCGCAACGATGAACTGAGCGTGGTCGAAATCGAAGCCCTCCATCCCGAACGCATTGTCGTCTCGCCCGGCCCGTGCACGCCGAACGAGGCGGGCGTCTCGCTGGAGCTGATTCGCCATTTCGCCGGCAAGCTCCCGATTCTTGGCGTCTGCCTGGGTCATCAGAGTATCGGTCAGGCGTTCGGTGGCGATGTGGTGCGTGCCCGCCAGGTCATGCATGGCAAGACCAGCCCGGTGGTTCATGAGAATGACGGCGTGTTTGCCGGTCTGAACAATCCGCTCACGGTCACCCGCTATCACTCTCTGGTGGTCAAATGTGAAACCCTACCCGAGTGCCTCGAGGCCACGGCGTGGACGATCAAGGATGACGGCAGCGTCGACGAAATCATGGGGCTGCGACACAAAACCCTGAACGTCGAAGGCGTGCAGTTCCACCCCGAGTCGATCCTCACTGAACAGGGCCATGAGCTGTTCGCCAACTTTTTGAAGCAGACCGGAGGCGTGCGCTGA
- the trpD gene encoding anthranilate phosphoribosyltransferase: protein MDIKEALNRIVGQLDLSTEEMKAVMRQIMTGQCTDAQIGAFLMGMRMKSETIDEIVGAVQVMRELAAPVQFDTHRLVDTCGTGGDGMNIFNVSTAAAFVVAAAGGKVAKHGNRAVSGKSGSADLLEAAGVYLDLTPEQVARSVDAVGVGFMFAPAHHGAMKYAAAPRRELGLRTLFNILGPMSNPAGVKHQVLGVFSKELCRPMAEVLARLGSQHVLVVHAQDGLDEISLAAPTFVAELNKGEISEYRVQPEDFGIKSQSLIGLDVEDAQGSLALIRDALGRRKSENGQKAADMIVLNAGAALYAADIASSLKQGVEIAHDALHTGLARDKFEELVSFTVVFKQEKAQ, encoded by the coding sequence ATGGATATCAAGGAAGCCCTCAACCGCATCGTCGGCCAGCTGGATCTGAGCACCGAGGAAATGAAGGCAGTCATGCGCCAGATCATGACCGGCCAATGTACTGATGCGCAGATCGGCGCGTTCCTTATGGGAATGCGTATGAAGAGCGAAACCATCGACGAGATCGTCGGTGCCGTGCAGGTTATGCGCGAACTGGCAGCCCCTGTGCAGTTCGATACCCATCGCCTAGTAGACACCTGCGGCACCGGCGGCGACGGGATGAATATCTTCAACGTGTCCACCGCTGCGGCCTTCGTAGTGGCTGCTGCCGGTGGCAAGGTCGCCAAGCATGGCAATCGCGCTGTATCGGGCAAGAGCGGTAGCGCCGATCTGCTCGAGGCTGCGGGGGTTTATCTGGATCTCACTCCCGAGCAGGTGGCGCGCAGCGTGGATGCGGTCGGCGTTGGCTTTATGTTCGCCCCCGCCCATCACGGTGCGATGAAGTATGCCGCAGCCCCCCGCCGCGAGCTGGGTTTGCGCACGCTGTTCAATATCCTCGGGCCGATGTCCAATCCAGCGGGCGTCAAGCATCAGGTGCTCGGCGTGTTCAGCAAGGAGCTTTGCCGGCCCATGGCCGAAGTCTTAGCGCGCCTGGGTAGCCAGCATGTATTGGTGGTGCATGCGCAGGACGGCCTCGACGAAATCAGCCTGGCGGCACCGACCTTTGTCGCCGAGCTGAACAAGGGCGAGATCAGCGAGTACCGCGTCCAGCCGGAGGACTTTGGCATCAAGAGCCAGAGCCTGATCGGCCTCGACGTTGAAGATGCGCAGGGCTCGCTGGCATTGATTCGTGATGCGTTGGGGCGCCGCAAGTCGGAAAATGGCCAGAAAGCTGCAGACATGATCGTACTGAATGCGGGCGCCGCGCTTTACGCCGCCGATATCGCCAGCAGCCTGAAGCAGGGTGTCGAGATTGCCCATGACGCGTTGCACACCGGCTTGGCACGAGACAAGTTCGAGGAGCTGGTCTCCTTTACCGTGGTGTTCAAGCAGGAGAAGGCGCAATGA
- the trpC gene encoding indole-3-glycerol phosphate synthase TrpC, giving the protein MSVPTVLEKIITRKREEVSERRGRIGLAELEQRAAAADPVRGFARSLQEQVSNKQPAVIAEVKKASPSKGVLCEDFVPSDIARSYEAGGATCLSVLTDIDFFQGADEYLQQARAACKLPVIRKDFMIDPYQVIEARALGADCILLIVAALEDAQMAELADVAKAQGLDVLVEVHDGAELERALRLETPLLGINNRNLHTFELSLETTLDLLPRIPRDRLVVTESGILHRADVELMEINQVYAFLVGEAFMRAEQPGVELQRLFFPARARPRLAGDPD; this is encoded by the coding sequence ATGAGCGTGCCGACGGTTCTGGAAAAGATCATCACGCGTAAGCGCGAGGAAGTCAGCGAGCGCCGTGGCCGTATCGGCCTGGCCGAGCTGGAACAGAGGGCGGCTGCGGCGGATCCGGTCCGTGGTTTCGCCCGCAGCTTGCAGGAGCAGGTAAGCAACAAGCAGCCGGCGGTCATCGCCGAGGTGAAAAAAGCCTCGCCAAGCAAGGGCGTGCTGTGCGAAGACTTCGTGCCCTCGGACATCGCCAGAAGCTACGAGGCGGGCGGCGCGACCTGTCTGTCGGTACTGACCGACATCGATTTCTTCCAGGGCGCTGATGAGTACCTGCAGCAGGCCCGCGCTGCCTGCAAGCTGCCGGTGATCCGTAAGGATTTCATGATCGATCCCTACCAGGTTATCGAAGCGAGGGCGCTGGGCGCCGATTGCATTTTGCTGATCGTCGCTGCGCTGGAGGATGCGCAAATGGCCGAGTTGGCCGACGTGGCCAAGGCCCAGGGGCTTGATGTGCTGGTAGAAGTGCATGACGGCGCGGAGCTGGAGCGGGCCTTGCGGCTGGAGACGCCCTTGCTCGGAATCAACAACCGTAACCTGCACACCTTCGAACTCAGCCTGGAAACTACCCTGGATCTGCTGCCACGCATTCCCCGCGATCGCCTGGTGGTGACCGAGAGCGGAATCCTCCATCGCGCCGATGTGGAGTTGATGGAGATCAACCAGGTCTACGCGTTTCTGGTAGGTGAAGCCTTTATGCGTGCCGAGCAACCCGGGGTCGAGCTGCAGCGCTTGTTTTTCCCGGCGCGCGCCCGTCCGCGGCTGGCTGGCGATCCGGACTGA
- the crp gene encoding cAMP-activated global transcriptional regulator CRP produces MVAITLTPKIKNIDKLLAHCHRRRYTAKSTIIYAGDRCETLFFIVKGSVTILIEDDDGREMIIAYLNSGDFFGEMGLFEKEGSEKERSAWVRAKTECEVAELSYAKFRELTQQDPDILYALGSQMAERLRNTTRKVGDLAFLDVTGRVARTLLDLCKQPDAMTHPDGMQIKITRQEIGRIVGCSREMVGRVLKSLEAQGLVHVKGKTMVVFGTR; encoded by the coding sequence ATGGTCGCTATTACACTCACGCCCAAGATTAAGAACATCGACAAACTCCTCGCGCATTGCCATCGCCGGCGCTATACAGCCAAGAGCACGATCATCTATGCAGGCGATCGCTGCGAAACGCTCTTCTTTATCGTCAAAGGATCGGTCACGATTCTGATCGAAGATGATGACGGCAGGGAAATGATCATTGCCTATCTCAACTCCGGAGACTTCTTCGGTGAGATGGGATTGTTCGAAAAGGAAGGCTCAGAGAAGGAGCGTAGTGCCTGGGTCCGCGCCAAGACCGAATGCGAAGTCGCCGAACTGAGCTACGCCAAGTTCCGCGAGCTGACACAGCAGGATCCCGACATTCTCTATGCCCTCGGCAGTCAGATGGCCGAGCGTCTGCGCAATACCACGCGCAAGGTTGGTGACCTGGCATTCCTCGATGTGACCGGTCGGGTGGCCCGCACCCTGCTCGACCTTTGTAAGCAACCGGATGCGATGACCCATCCCGATGGCATGCAGATCAAGATCACCCGCCAGGAGATCGGTCGCATCGTCGGGTGCTCGAGAGAGATGGTCGGCCGCGTGCTCAAGAGCCTGGAGGCCCAGGGCCTGGTGCATGTAAAAGGCAAAACGATGGTGGTGTTCGGTACTCGCTGA
- a CDS encoding OsmC family protein, giving the protein MKARIQWAGEAMFLGESGSGHVVVMDGPPENGGRNLGVRPMEMLLLGLGGCSNFDVVSILKKSRQAVESCEAFLEAERADEDPKVFTKIHLHFVVKGRALKDAQVKRAVELSAEKYCSASIMLGRAGVEITHDYEIVELG; this is encoded by the coding sequence ATGAAAGCGCGCATTCAGTGGGCCGGCGAAGCGATGTTTCTTGGCGAGTCTGGCAGCGGTCATGTCGTAGTGATGGACGGTCCGCCGGAAAACGGCGGGCGCAATCTCGGTGTTCGTCCAATGGAAATGCTATTGCTGGGGCTCGGTGGCTGCAGCAACTTCGATGTGGTAAGCATCCTGAAGAAGTCCCGTCAGGCGGTGGAAAGCTGCGAAGCCTTCCTTGAGGCGGAGCGTGCCGATGAGGATCCAAAGGTCTTCACCAAGATCCATCTGCACTTTGTCGTCAAGGGACGCGCCTTGAAGGACGCTCAGGTCAAGCGGGCCGTGGAGCTTTCAGCCGAGAAGTACTGCTCCGCCTCGATCATGCTTGGACGTGCAGGCGTGGAAATCACCCATGACTATGAGATTGTCGAGCTGGGCTGA
- the speD gene encoding adenosylmethionine decarboxylase: MKSKLKLHGFNNLTKSLSFNIYDICYAETQEDQQAYVEYIDEQYDAERLTQILTDVVDIIGANILNIARQDYEPQGASVTILISEQPVTPTDSQIEESPGPLPDTILAHLDKSHITVHTYPEIHPVEGIATFRVDIDVSTCGVISPLKALNYLIHQFDSDIVTVDYRVRGFTRDVEGKKHFIDHEINSIQNYLSDDTRSAYQMTDVNVYQENLFHTKMLLKDFELENYLFGDATSNLSPEQREQVEDRLRHEMLEIFYARNMPG, encoded by the coding sequence GTGAAAAGCAAACTCAAGCTCCACGGGTTCAACAACCTGACGAAGTCCTTGAGCTTCAATATCTATGACATCTGCTATGCCGAAACTCAGGAAGACCAGCAGGCGTACGTAGAGTACATCGACGAACAGTATGACGCGGAGCGGCTGACGCAGATTCTGACCGATGTTGTGGATATCATTGGTGCGAATATTCTCAATATTGCGCGGCAGGATTACGAACCGCAGGGTGCAAGCGTCACCATCCTCATTTCGGAGCAGCCTGTTACGCCGACCGATAGCCAGATCGAAGAGTCTCCTGGCCCACTGCCCGATACTATCTTGGCGCACTTGGACAAGAGCCATATCACGGTTCACACCTATCCCGAAATTCATCCCGTTGAAGGCATCGCAACCTTCCGCGTAGATATTGACGTATCGACTTGCGGCGTTATTTCACCGCTGAAGGCGCTCAATTATCTGATTCATCAGTTCGATTCGGATATTGTCACCGTCGATTATCGCGTTCGCGGTTTCACCCGTGATGTGGAAGGCAAGAAGCATTTCATCGATCACGAAATCAATTCCATTCAGAACTATCTCTCCGATGACACCCGGTCGGCCTACCAGATGACCGATGTAAACGTTTATCAGGAGAACCTCTTTCACACCAAGATGCTATTGAAGGACTTCGAATTGGAGAATTATCTGTTTGGTGACGCCACCAGCAATCTCTCTCCGGAACAGCGCGAGCAGGTGGAAGATCGTTTGCGTCACGAAATGCTGGAGATCTTCTACGCCCGCAACATGCCGGGTTAA
- the coq7 gene encoding 2-polyprenyl-3-methyl-6-methoxy-1,4-benzoquinone monooxygenase, translating into MPNRREYTPADRLLMQADSALRTLLPFSGQPQRPTPAVLKNETELSDSEARRVAGLMRINHTGEVCAQALYQGQALTARLPKVREAMERAADEEIDHLAWCEQRIHQLGSHTSVLNPLFYGLSFGIGASAGLISDRISLGFVAATEDQVCKHLDEHLQQIPPSDEKSRAILEQMRTDEAQHSTAALDAGGVRFPAPIKFGMSLMAKVMTKTTYRI; encoded by the coding sequence ATGCCCAACCGACGCGAATACACCCCTGCCGATCGCCTGCTGATGCAGGCCGATTCCGCCTTAAGGACCCTGCTGCCGTTCAGCGGCCAACCCCAACGACCAACACCCGCGGTATTGAAGAACGAGACCGAGCTGAGCGACAGCGAAGCGCGTCGCGTAGCGGGCCTGATGCGCATCAATCATACCGGGGAGGTCTGCGCGCAGGCGCTTTATCAGGGGCAGGCACTGACGGCACGCTTGCCTAAGGTTCGCGAGGCGATGGAGCGAGCCGCCGACGAGGAGATCGACCATCTGGCTTGGTGCGAACAACGCATCCACCAACTGGGCAGCCATACCAGCGTACTCAACCCGCTCTTCTACGGATTGTCGTTTGGCATCGGTGCTTCTGCCGGCCTGATCAGCGACCGGATCAGCCTAGGCTTCGTTGCCGCGACCGAGGACCAGGTCTGCAAACATCTGGATGAGCACCTGCAGCAGATTCCGCCGAGCGACGAGAAGTCCCGGGCCATTCTCGAGCAGATGCGCACCGACGAGGCTCAGCATTCGACCGCAGCCCTCGACGCCGGCGGCGTGCGCTTCCCGGCACCAATTAAATTTGGCATGAGCCTGATGGCCAAGGTGATGACGAAAACTACCTATCGGATTTAA
- a CDS encoding histidine triad nucleotide-binding protein → MDCLFCKIVAGDIPAQKIYEDDQVIAFNDIAPQAPVHFLVIPKKHIATLHDLSEEDDKALAGHILFTAQRLAEQQGCQEGFRVVMNCNDLGGQTVYHIHMHVLGQRQMHWPPG, encoded by the coding sequence ATGGATTGTCTGTTCTGCAAGATCGTGGCCGGGGACATCCCTGCGCAAAAGATATATGAAGACGATCAAGTCATCGCATTCAACGACATCGCGCCCCAGGCGCCGGTGCACTTTCTAGTCATTCCGAAGAAGCATATCGCGACGCTCCACGACCTGAGCGAAGAGGATGACAAGGCGCTTGCGGGCCACATCCTCTTCACCGCTCAGCGCCTCGCCGAACAGCAGGGCTGCCAAGAAGGCTTCCGGGTCGTCATGAATTGCAACGACCTGGGTGGCCAGACGGTCTATCACATCCACATGCATGTGCTCGGCCAGCGCCAAATGCACTGGCCACCGGGCTGA
- a CDS encoding AAA family ATPase, whose translation MKNDIRDLVLVLESRLRLIVIESWDERRVLETLTGLAVSRGLVMHVWSTTEGLRHLAFGGEALDAGESCVAEVALKKVKHDPLGNLYVFCDLHPFLDEPRLVRLLKEIAMAQGPSAPTLVLVSHALKLPAEVQRYAARFSLTLPSEEELLGIVRDEATRWSERNRGARVRTDNRTLQQVVKNLRGLSHAEARSLAHSLICDDGAITQDDLPELNRKKFELLDMEGVLGFEYDTARFADVGGLSNFKRWLGERQSAFLAGSQSDMPRGVMLVGVQGGGKSMAAKAVAGLWGLPLLRLDFACLYNKFFGETERNLREALKLAEQMAPCVLWMDELEKGLATGEMDGGVSQRVLGTLLTWMAERDAPVFMVATANAVDRLPPELVRKGRFDELFFVDLPDGSTRAEIFRIHLARRELKADRFDLPQLAGACDGFSGAEIEQVVVAAVYAGQAQLREPDQTMLLECIRATSPLSVVMAEKLDDLRSWASGRAVLA comes from the coding sequence ATGAAGAACGATATCCGTGATCTGGTGTTGGTACTTGAATCAAGGCTCAGATTGATAGTGATCGAGTCCTGGGACGAACGGCGGGTACTGGAAACCTTGACCGGATTGGCCGTCAGTCGTGGCCTGGTGATGCACGTCTGGTCCACGACCGAAGGACTCAGGCACCTGGCGTTTGGCGGCGAAGCGCTGGATGCGGGCGAGAGCTGCGTGGCTGAGGTTGCGCTGAAGAAGGTGAAGCATGACCCACTTGGCAATCTCTATGTTTTCTGTGACCTGCATCCGTTTCTCGATGAGCCACGTCTGGTGCGGCTGTTGAAGGAGATCGCGATGGCGCAAGGGCCATCGGCACCGACGCTAGTCCTGGTATCGCATGCGCTCAAGCTGCCGGCAGAAGTCCAGCGGTATGCGGCACGGTTCAGCCTGACGCTGCCGTCCGAGGAAGAATTGCTGGGCATCGTGCGCGATGAAGCGACCCGTTGGAGTGAGCGCAATCGCGGCGCCCGGGTGCGTACTGACAATCGAACGCTACAACAGGTCGTGAAGAATTTACGCGGCCTCAGCCATGCCGAAGCCCGCAGCCTGGCGCATAGTCTGATCTGCGACGACGGAGCGATCACTCAGGACGATTTACCGGAGCTCAACCGCAAGAAGTTCGAGCTGTTGGATATGGAGGGCGTGCTTGGATTCGAGTACGACACAGCGCGCTTCGCCGACGTGGGGGGCTTATCGAATTTCAAGCGATGGCTGGGCGAGCGGCAGAGCGCCTTTCTTGCCGGCAGCCAGTCGGATATGCCACGCGGAGTGATGCTCGTCGGCGTGCAGGGCGGCGGCAAGAGCATGGCTGCCAAGGCGGTGGCCGGGCTGTGGGGTTTGCCATTGCTACGTCTGGATTTTGCCTGCCTGTACAACAAGTTCTTCGGAGAGACCGAGCGTAACCTGCGCGAAGCCCTGAAGCTGGCCGAACAGATGGCGCCGTGTGTGCTGTGGATGGACGAGCTGGAAAAGGGGCTCGCGACGGGCGAAATGGATGGTGGTGTCAGTCAGCGTGTATTGGGAACTTTGCTCACCTGGATGGCCGAGCGTGATGCGCCGGTATTCATGGTGGCAACCGCCAACGCGGTCGATCGTCTCCCGCCGGAGCTGGTGCGCAAGGGCCGTTTCGACGAGCTGTTCTTTGTCGACTTGCCCGACGGATCGACCCGGGCCGAAATCTTCCGCATCCACTTGGCTCGGCGTGAGTTGAAAGCCGATCGCTTCGATCTGCCACAGTTGGCTGGCGCATGCGATGGCTTCTCCGGCGCGGAGATCGAACAGGTGGTGGTGGCGGCAGTCTATGCCGGACAAGCTCAGCTGCGTGAACCGGACCAAACGATGCTGTTGGAGTGCATCAGAGCGACTTCGCCGCTTTCGGTAGTGATGGCTGAAAAATTGGATGATTTGCGAAGCTGGGCTTCGGGCCGCGCAGTGCTGGCCTGA
- a CDS encoding DUF805 domain-containing protein, with protein sequence MSAEHYRIVFDGELVPGMSADTVRNNLARLFKSDADKVERLFSHGPVNIKRDLSALEADRYLQALLRAGARARKEPEASRGLTLSLIDYASTSPSQASATADQMECPKCGHSQPTAIQCESCGIVIQKYLARQAQQAEASKQSEIQAAAQPYAPPLAQIGEPAPQYGELKVFTIQGRIGRLRYLAWSMSLMSAALGLLLVASMAFAVSAVLGSILSGILCLGLLFVSMQICVQRLHDIGWSGWLMLLNLVPIAGNLFSLAMLLMPGNDGMNRFGPPQPPNSRAVKILASLWLLVPVIGIVAAIALPAYLQRG encoded by the coding sequence ATGAGCGCCGAGCATTACAGAATCGTCTTCGACGGCGAGCTCGTACCAGGAATGTCAGCCGACACCGTCAGGAACAATCTGGCCAGGCTGTTCAAGAGCGATGCCGACAAGGTCGAACGCCTCTTCAGTCACGGCCCGGTCAATATTAAGCGAGACCTGAGCGCGCTCGAAGCCGATCGATACCTGCAGGCGTTACTACGTGCCGGAGCGCGGGCCCGCAAGGAGCCGGAGGCAAGCAGAGGTTTAACGCTGAGCCTCATTGACTACGCCTCGACATCGCCAAGCCAGGCCTCAGCGACTGCCGATCAGATGGAATGCCCCAAATGCGGGCATTCGCAGCCGACCGCCATCCAATGCGAAAGCTGCGGCATCGTTATTCAGAAGTATCTGGCGCGTCAGGCGCAGCAGGCCGAAGCGTCCAAACAGAGCGAAATACAGGCGGCTGCACAGCCCTACGCTCCGCCCCTTGCACAGATCGGCGAGCCAGCACCGCAATACGGCGAGCTCAAGGTCTTTACCATACAGGGCAGGATTGGTCGCTTACGCTATCTAGCCTGGTCCATGTCATTGATGTCTGCCGCGCTTGGATTGCTCCTTGTTGCAAGTATGGCCTTTGCTGTCTCCGCAGTACTCGGATCCATTCTCTCGGGAATTCTCTGCCTGGGACTGCTGTTTGTCAGCATGCAGATCTGCGTACAGCGTCTGCACGATATCGGGTGGTCCGGCTGGCTCATGCTGCTCAATCTGGTACCGATAGCCGGCAATCTCTTTTCGCTGGCAATGCTGCTGATGCCAGGCAATGACGGCATGAACCGCTTCGGCCCGCCGCAACCGCCAAACAGTCGGGCCGTGAAAATTCTAGCGTCGCTCTGGCTGCTCGTACCTGTCATCGGCATCGTGGCTGCCATTGCCCTGCCGGCGTATTTGCAAAGGGGATAG
- a CDS encoding NAD(P)H-dependent flavin oxidoreductase — MSLPALLEQRLRLPLVAAPMFLVSNPTLVTACCRSGIVGSFPALNQRESSGFRDWLLEIGQQLSGVHEAAPYAVNLIVHHSNPRLQADLAICVEQQVPIVITSLGAVKEVVDAVHSYGGLVFHDVTTRRHAEKAAEAGVDGLIAVAAGAGGHAGTWSPFALIAEIRQFFDKTLILSGCLNHGHEILAAQLLGADLAYMGTRFIATRESQASDDYKQMLLQARAADIVHTAAVSGVPASFLRQSLQQAGYDEARLNGTGEMNYAEKLKPISDEAKAWKTVWSAGQGVGEIRDLPSAEELIARLDREYRAALGQAAQLSQRWLRQP, encoded by the coding sequence ATGTCACTGCCTGCCCTGCTCGAACAACGCCTGCGCCTGCCTTTGGTCGCCGCCCCGATGTTTCTGGTGTCAAACCCGACGCTGGTCACCGCATGTTGCCGCAGCGGCATCGTGGGCAGCTTCCCCGCTCTGAATCAGCGGGAAAGTAGTGGATTTCGAGATTGGCTGCTGGAGATAGGCCAGCAGCTGTCGGGGGTGCACGAAGCCGCGCCATATGCTGTCAATCTGATCGTGCACCACAGCAATCCTCGCCTGCAGGCAGATCTTGCAATCTGCGTTGAGCAGCAGGTCCCGATCGTGATCACCAGTCTCGGCGCCGTGAAGGAAGTGGTAGACGCGGTCCATAGCTATGGTGGCCTGGTATTTCACGATGTCACCACCCGCCGGCACGCAGAAAAGGCTGCCGAAGCCGGAGTCGACGGTCTGATTGCGGTGGCGGCAGGCGCGGGTGGCCATGCCGGTACCTGGAGTCCGTTTGCCCTGATTGCCGAGATCCGTCAGTTCTTCGACAAGACACTGATCCTGTCGGGCTGCCTCAACCATGGCCATGAAATACTCGCGGCGCAGCTGTTGGGCGCGGATCTGGCCTATATGGGCACCCGCTTCATCGCCACCCGCGAGAGCCAGGCTTCGGATGACTACAAGCAAATGCTACTGCAGGCCCGTGCCGCGGATATCGTACACACCGCCGCCGTTTCGGGCGTCCCGGCGAGCTTTCTGCGGCAAAGCCTGCAACAGGCCGGCTACGACGAAGCGCGCCTGAACGGCACGGGAGAAATGAACTATGCCGAAAAGCTCAAACCTATCAGTGATGAGGCAAAGGCATGGAAAACCGTCTGGTCCGCTGGACAGGGCGTAGGCGAGATACGCGATCTACCGAGCGCCGAAGAGCTGATCGCCCGCCTGGATCGCGAATACCGGGCAGCCCTTGGTCAAGCGGCACAGCTCTCGCAACGCTGGCTACGGCAACCGTGA